One stretch of Pseudoalteromonas shioyasakiensis DNA includes these proteins:
- the ampD gene encoding 1,6-anhydro-N-acetylmuramyl-L-alanine amidase AmpD, whose protein sequence is MHINELGQLNNVLQRPCTHFDERPENEVSLLVIHNISLPAGQFATPYVDDLFMGVIDCTAHETFVDLKGLRVSAHCFIRRTGEIIQYVPFEKRAWHAGISMFEGREQCNDFSVGIELEGTDTQAYTQAQYNALHLVTKALMDKYPAINRSRIVGHCDIAPGRKTDPGSSFDWQYYFDLVF, encoded by the coding sequence ATGCATATAAATGAATTAGGGCAATTAAACAATGTGTTACAAAGGCCTTGTACACATTTTGATGAGCGCCCTGAAAACGAAGTATCATTACTTGTTATTCATAATATCTCATTGCCAGCGGGGCAGTTTGCAACGCCCTATGTTGATGATTTATTTATGGGGGTAATTGATTGTACGGCACATGAAACCTTTGTTGATTTAAAAGGGTTAAGAGTGTCTGCGCATTGCTTTATTCGTCGCACGGGTGAAATTATTCAGTACGTGCCTTTTGAGAAGCGAGCTTGGCATGCGGGTATCTCAATGTTTGAAGGCAGAGAGCAGTGTAATGACTTTAGTGTGGGCATTGAGCTTGAAGGCACAGATACGCAAGCGTATACCCAAGCACAATATAATGCATTACACTTAGTGACTAAGGCGTTAATGGATAAGTATCCTGCAATAAACCGTTCACGCATTGTTGGCCATTGTGATATTGCTCCCGGCAGAAAAACTGATCCTGGTAGTAGTTTTGATTGGCAGTACTATTTTGATTTAGTGTTTTAG
- the nadC gene encoding carboxylating nicotinate-nucleotide diphosphorylase, protein MSVPHTLISQLVKLALDEDLDYQSANDGDITAQLIPENELANAKVITREDCVFCGKDIILEVFNQVDPSVKVEVLVNDGDRVTANSTLFTASGSARAILTAERTALNFVQTLCGTATTTAHYVKELEGTTTQLLDTRKTIPGLRALQKYAVKCGGGANHRIGLFDAFLIKENHIAACGGIDKAVAQAKINHPTKPVEVEVESLDELEQAINAGADIIMLDNFTVEQIQQAVVLTDKRAKLEVSGNMTLETLKTYSQAGVDFISSGALTKNLQSIDLSMRFNG, encoded by the coding sequence ATGTCAGTCCCTCACACTTTAATTAGCCAACTGGTAAAACTTGCCCTTGATGAAGATTTAGATTACCAAAGCGCAAATGACGGTGATATTACCGCGCAACTAATTCCAGAAAACGAGCTAGCCAATGCCAAGGTAATTACCCGTGAAGACTGTGTATTTTGTGGTAAAGACATTATTTTAGAAGTATTTAACCAAGTCGACCCTTCAGTAAAAGTTGAGGTACTCGTAAATGACGGCGACAGAGTCACAGCAAATTCTACGCTCTTCACTGCATCTGGCTCAGCTCGGGCTATTTTAACTGCAGAGCGAACTGCCCTTAACTTTGTACAAACCCTCTGTGGTACAGCAACAACAACCGCTCATTATGTAAAAGAACTTGAAGGCACGACCACGCAACTACTCGATACGCGCAAAACCATTCCAGGCTTACGTGCCCTACAAAAATATGCTGTAAAGTGTGGTGGCGGCGCGAATCATCGCATTGGCTTGTTTGATGCTTTCCTAATTAAGGAAAACCACATTGCTGCCTGTGGTGGAATTGATAAAGCAGTCGCACAGGCTAAAATCAACCACCCCACAAAGCCAGTTGAAGTGGAAGTGGAATCACTTGATGAGCTTGAACAAGCGATTAACGCAGGGGCTGATATCATCATGCTTGATAACTTTACCGTAGAACAAATTCAACAAGCTGTAGTGCTTACAGACAAGCGAGCAAAGCTTGAGGTATCTGGCAATATGACACTTGAAACCTTAAAAACCTATTCACAGGCAGGTGTAGACTTTATTTCAAGTGGCGCACTTACAAAAAATTTACAATCAATCGATCTTTCAATGCGATTTAACGGCTAA
- the coaE gene encoding dephospho-CoA kinase → MANWVLGLTGGIGSGKSAVSAMFEELGIQVVDADVVAREVVEPGSIGLKKITEHFGNEILTSEGTLDRAKLRTIIFANESEKQWLNSLLHPLIRESMITQLKQATSQYVILVAPLLFENGLEKYCDHTLLIDVPVEVQITRTTARDNVSTELAKQIIASQMSRADKQKKATDILDNNRPLEEVKIDVLKLHKKYLTHSN, encoded by the coding sequence ATGGCAAACTGGGTTTTAGGGTTAACCGGTGGTATTGGTTCTGGCAAAAGTGCAGTAAGCGCCATGTTTGAAGAGCTTGGTATTCAAGTTGTTGATGCCGATGTCGTAGCCAGAGAAGTCGTCGAGCCAGGCTCTATTGGCCTCAAAAAAATTACTGAACATTTTGGTAATGAAATACTTACTAGCGAAGGCACGCTTGATCGTGCAAAACTAAGAACGATTATCTTTGCAAATGAATCAGAAAAGCAATGGCTAAACAGCTTATTACACCCACTTATTAGGGAGTCAATGATCACGCAATTAAAGCAAGCCACCAGCCAGTATGTCATCTTAGTTGCTCCCTTACTTTTTGAAAATGGCCTAGAAAAATACTGCGATCACACCTTACTAATTGATGTTCCGGTTGAAGTGCAAATAACAAGAACTACAGCTCGTGATAATGTATCTACTGAATTAGCTAAGCAAATCATAGCCTCACAAATGTCGAGAGCTGACAAGCAAAAAAAAGCAACGGATATATTAGATAACAACCGCCCTCTTGAAGAGGTAAAAATTGATGTGCTAAAGCTACATAAAAAGTACCTGACACACTCGAACTAG
- a CDS encoding pilin — protein MTQQKQQGFTLIELMIVVAIIGILAAIALPAYQDYTQKAQVSGSIAEISAARSAYDVAFSESRPDAFYTTANLGLAASTERCSSFTINAPAASGAQATAIQCTMKGSGTVNGATVTLSRTAAGVWSCATTVAEKLSTSTCPGV, from the coding sequence ATGACACAACAAAAGCAACAGGGTTTCACCCTAATTGAATTAATGATTGTAGTTGCAATCATCGGTATTTTGGCAGCGATAGCACTGCCTGCTTATCAGGATTACACACAAAAAGCTCAAGTTTCAGGTTCTATCGCGGAAATATCAGCTGCAAGAAGTGCTTATGATGTTGCTTTTTCTGAGTCTCGCCCTGATGCCTTCTACACAACTGCAAATTTAGGGCTAGCTGCTAGTACTGAGCGTTGTAGTTCATTCACCATAAATGCACCAGCTGCAAGTGGTGCACAAGCTACTGCAATTCAATGCACAATGAAAGGTTCAGGCACTGTAAATGGAGCAACGGTAACCCTTTCAAGAACTGCTGCAGGAGTTTGGAGTTGTGCAACAACTGTTGCAGAGAAGCTTTCAACTTCTACCTGCCCTGGTGTTTAA
- a CDS encoding type II secretion system F family protein, which translates to MALVKAQLRKQGITPSKVKRKAKPLFGTRIQKITPKDIALITRQIATMLMAGVPLIQSIEMIGSGAQNKSITKLMESIGDDVRAGVPLSQSLRKHPRYFDDLYCDLVASGEQSGALDKIFDRVALYKEKAEALKSKIKKAMFYPIAVLVVALIVTSILLIFVVPQFQDIFSGFGAELPAFTLIVISISEFMQEYWWIILIAIIATGFIYKEALLKSKKLRDANDRAILKLPVIGMILNKAAVARYARTLSTTFAAGVPLVDALDSAAGASGNAVYRYAILEIKAEVSSGNQMNWAMRNSKIFPDMVVQMVAIGEESGSLDGMLAKVATIYEQEVDDAVDGLSSLLEPLIMAVLGVLVGGLIVAMYLPIFQLGSVI; encoded by the coding sequence ATAGCTCTAGTCAAAGCTCAACTACGTAAACAGGGTATAACCCCTTCTAAAGTAAAACGTAAAGCAAAGCCACTGTTCGGAACTCGAATTCAGAAAATTACACCTAAAGATATTGCTCTTATCACTCGACAAATAGCGACCATGCTCATGGCAGGGGTCCCCCTTATCCAATCTATTGAAATGATAGGTTCAGGTGCACAAAATAAAAGCATTACAAAATTGATGGAAAGTATCGGAGACGATGTAAGAGCTGGCGTACCTCTTTCACAAAGTCTACGTAAGCATCCACGCTATTTTGATGACCTTTACTGTGACCTAGTTGCCTCAGGTGAGCAATCAGGCGCCCTTGATAAAATTTTTGACCGCGTAGCCCTTTATAAAGAAAAGGCTGAAGCTTTAAAATCAAAAATTAAAAAAGCTATGTTTTATCCTATTGCAGTGTTAGTGGTCGCTTTAATAGTAACATCTATCCTCCTTATATTTGTGGTACCACAATTCCAAGATATTTTTAGTGGTTTTGGTGCTGAATTACCAGCATTTACTTTGATCGTGATTAGTATATCTGAATTTATGCAGGAATATTGGTGGATAATACTCATTGCTATTATCGCTACTGGCTTTATCTATAAAGAAGCTCTGCTGAAAAGTAAAAAACTCAGAGATGCCAATGACAGAGCGATATTAAAACTGCCCGTTATCGGTATGATCTTGAATAAAGCAGCAGTTGCTCGCTATGCCCGTACACTTTCTACTACCTTCGCAGCAGGTGTGCCGCTGGTTGATGCACTTGATTCTGCAGCGGGCGCTTCCGGTAATGCGGTTTATCGATATGCAATTTTAGAAATTAAAGCCGAAGTAAGCTCAGGTAATCAAATGAACTGGGCAATGCGAAACTCAAAAATATTCCCCGATATGGTCGTACAAATGGTTGCCATAGGTGAAGAGTCAGGTTCACTCGATGGTATGCTTGCCAAAGTGGCCACCATTTATGAGCAGGAAGTGGATGATGCCGTTGATGGTTTATCGAGCTTACTTGAGCCACTTATTATGGCGGTTTTAGGTGTTCTTGTCGGTGGTTTAATTGTTGCTATGTACTTACCTATATTCCAATTAGGTTCTGTGATTTAA
- the ampE gene encoding beta-lactamase regulator AmpE encodes MILISIIIALVIERLGARADYWQIGFYANTYLKHSQKQLSEKGLFNSPIGFLIWLMLPVLAAGLVYQLSDFIIWQLAVNVAVLLVCFGCAKQRALYKSYLNALTRNDQEAATLYALQMGQKKTEDEPLGETFGQTLAWLNFRFYCAVIFWFVVLGVPGAVLYALVRTFADKVRDDHHVPYAKRFKLIHSLLFWLDWLPARVASFGYLVIGNFNKGTSCWLKYVLDFSVSNRKVVTQTALAAEQIEQQHFGCTYEATCMMKLVKRNVLFFLVIIAALTLFGGLA; translated from the coding sequence ATGATCTTAATTTCAATAATTATTGCTTTGGTGATTGAGCGTTTAGGAGCTCGAGCTGATTACTGGCAAATCGGTTTTTATGCCAATACCTATTTAAAGCATTCGCAAAAGCAACTGTCAGAAAAGGGGTTGTTTAATTCGCCAATTGGTTTTTTGATATGGTTAATGTTACCTGTACTTGCCGCGGGGTTAGTTTATCAACTCTCTGATTTTATTATCTGGCAGTTGGCTGTGAATGTTGCTGTGCTGCTGGTTTGTTTTGGCTGTGCTAAGCAACGTGCTTTGTATAAGTCTTACTTAAATGCCTTAACACGAAACGATCAAGAAGCGGCTACCTTATATGCATTACAAATGGGCCAAAAGAAAACAGAAGATGAGCCGCTTGGTGAGACCTTTGGCCAAACTTTAGCTTGGTTAAATTTTCGCTTTTATTGTGCCGTTATTTTTTGGTTTGTGGTTTTAGGTGTACCTGGTGCGGTTCTTTATGCGCTGGTTCGTACTTTTGCTGACAAAGTAAGAGATGATCACCATGTTCCCTACGCTAAGCGTTTTAAACTAATCCATAGTTTATTATTCTGGCTTGACTGGTTACCAGCACGGGTTGCGAGCTTTGGTTATTTAGTGATTGGTAACTTTAATAAAGGTACTAGTTGTTGGCTGAAGTATGTGCTCGACTTTTCAGTGAGTAACCGAAAAGTTGTTACGCAAACCGCTCTTGCCGCTGAGCAAATCGAGCAACAACATTTTGGCTGTACTTATGAAGCCACTTGCATGATGAAGCTTGTAAAAAGAAATGTCTTGTTCTTTTTAGTGATTATCGCTGCATTAACCCTGTTTGGTGGCTTGGCGTAG
- the aceE gene encoding pyruvate dehydrogenase (acetyl-transferring), homodimeric type, whose protein sequence is MSEVNKIDVDALETQEWLQALESVVREEGVERAQFLLEQVLEQARLDGVDMPTGTTTNYVNTIPVDQEPAYPGDVNIERRIRSIIRWNAIMIVLRASKKDLDLGGHMASYQSSAAFYEVCFNHFFKAPNDVDGGDLVYYQGHISPGIYARAFVEGRLTAEQLDNFRQEVDGNGLPSYPHPKLMPEFWQFPTVSMGLGPIASIYQARFLKYLDGRGLKDTKNQRVYAFLGDGEMDEPESRGAISFAAREKLDNLCYLINCNLQRLDGPVMGNGKIIQELEGLFKGAGWNVIKVVWGSGWDILLAKDTTGKLLQLMNETIDGDYQTYKAKDGAYVREHFFGRYPETAALVADMTDEEIFALKRGGHEPSKLYAAFKKAEETKDRPTVILAKTVKGYGMGDAAEGKNIAHQVKKMDMTHVEHLRSRLGLQDLVSDEEIKDLPYLTLEEGSEEYKYLHARREALQGYTPKRIPKFSESLTLPEVDAFKPLLEEQKRDISTTMGFVRALNVLLKDKGIGKNIVPIIADEARTFGMEGLFRQIGIYNPHGQNYTPQDRDIVSYYKEATSGQVLQEGINELGAMSSWVAAATSYSTNDLPMIPFYIYYSMFGFQRVGDMAWMAGDQQARGFLLGATAGRTTLNGEGLQHEDGHSHILANTVPNCISYDPTFAYEVAVIMQDGIRRMYGEDQENVFYYLTLMNENYHQPAMPEGAEEGIRKGIYKLETVAGDKAKVQLLGSGTIMMEVRKAAQILSEEYGIGSDVFSVTSFNELTRDGQDAERFNMLNPEAEQKTAYITNALTDAVTVAATDYMKNYAEQVRSFVPSSNYKVLGTDGYGRSDSRENLRRHFEVNAGYVVVATLSELAKRGEVEKSVVVEAIKKFDIDTNKVNPLYA, encoded by the coding sequence ATGTCTGAAGTCAATAAAATTGACGTAGACGCGCTAGAAACACAAGAGTGGTTACAAGCCCTTGAGTCTGTTGTGCGTGAAGAAGGTGTTGAACGTGCTCAATTCTTACTTGAGCAAGTGTTAGAGCAAGCCCGTTTAGACGGTGTTGATATGCCTACTGGCACAACCACTAACTACGTTAATACCATTCCGGTAGATCAAGAACCTGCTTACCCAGGTGACGTAAACATTGAACGTCGTATTCGTTCAATTATCCGTTGGAATGCGATCATGATCGTATTACGTGCGTCGAAAAAAGATCTAGACTTAGGCGGCCATATGGCTTCTTACCAGTCTTCAGCTGCATTCTATGAAGTATGTTTTAACCACTTCTTTAAAGCACCAAACGATGTAGATGGCGGTGACTTAGTTTATTACCAAGGCCACATCTCTCCTGGTATTTATGCTCGTGCATTCGTTGAAGGTCGTTTAACAGCTGAGCAGCTTGATAACTTCCGTCAAGAAGTTGATGGTAACGGTCTTCCTTCATACCCACACCCTAAATTAATGCCTGAGTTTTGGCAGTTCCCTACAGTATCGATGGGTCTTGGTCCAATTGCATCAATCTACCAAGCTCGTTTCTTAAAATATTTAGATGGTCGTGGCTTAAAAGATACTAAAAACCAACGTGTATACGCTTTCTTAGGCGATGGTGAGATGGATGAGCCAGAATCTCGCGGTGCAATCTCATTCGCAGCTCGTGAGAAATTAGATAATCTATGTTACCTAATCAACTGTAACTTACAGCGTTTAGATGGCCCAGTAATGGGTAACGGTAAGATCATTCAAGAGCTTGAAGGCCTATTCAAAGGTGCTGGCTGGAACGTAATTAAAGTTGTATGGGGTAGCGGTTGGGATATCTTACTAGCTAAAGATACAACAGGTAAATTGCTTCAGTTAATGAACGAAACCATTGACGGTGATTACCAAACATATAAAGCAAAAGATGGTGCGTACGTACGTGAGCACTTCTTTGGTCGTTACCCTGAAACAGCAGCGCTTGTTGCTGATATGACTGATGAAGAGATCTTCGCGCTTAAGCGTGGCGGCCATGAGCCATCAAAACTTTACGCTGCATTCAAAAAAGCGGAAGAAACCAAAGATCGTCCAACAGTAATCCTAGCGAAAACTGTAAAAGGTTACGGCATGGGTGACGCTGCTGAAGGTAAAAACATCGCACACCAAGTTAAGAAAATGGATATGACCCATGTTGAACACTTACGTTCACGTTTAGGTCTACAAGACTTAGTTTCAGACGAAGAAATTAAAGACTTACCATACTTAACTCTTGAAGAAGGCTCTGAAGAGTATAAGTACCTTCATGCACGCCGTGAAGCGCTACAAGGTTACACGCCTAAGCGTATTCCAAAGTTTTCTGAAAGCCTAACATTGCCAGAAGTTGACGCGTTCAAGCCGCTACTTGAAGAGCAAAAACGTGACATCTCTACAACAATGGGCTTTGTACGTGCACTTAACGTGTTACTAAAAGATAAAGGCATTGGTAAAAACATCGTTCCTATTATCGCCGATGAAGCACGTACCTTTGGTATGGAAGGTTTATTCCGTCAAATTGGTATTTATAACCCGCATGGCCAAAACTACACACCTCAAGACCGTGATATCGTTTCTTACTATAAAGAAGCTACATCAGGTCAAGTACTACAAGAAGGTATCAACGAGTTAGGTGCAATGTCATCATGGGTTGCTGCTGCAACATCATACAGCACTAACGATTTACCAATGATCCCATTCTACATCTACTACTCAATGTTTGGTTTCCAACGTGTAGGTGATATGGCGTGGATGGCTGGTGACCAACAAGCGCGTGGTTTCTTACTAGGTGCTACTGCAGGTCGTACAACGCTAAACGGTGAAGGTTTACAGCACGAAGATGGTCACAGCCACATTCTTGCTAACACGGTTCCTAACTGTATTTCTTATGACCCGACATTCGCATACGAAGTAGCGGTAATCATGCAAGACGGTATCCGTCGCATGTACGGTGAAGACCAAGAAAACGTGTTCTATTACCTAACGCTAATGAACGAAAACTACCATCAACCAGCTATGCCTGAAGGCGCTGAAGAAGGTATTCGTAAAGGTATCTACAAACTTGAAACTGTGGCTGGCGATAAAGCAAAAGTACAGTTACTAGGTTCAGGTACTATCATGATGGAAGTGCGTAAAGCAGCACAAATCCTGAGCGAAGAGTATGGTATTGGTTCTGATGTATTCTCTGTAACTTCATTCAATGAGTTAACACGTGACGGTCAAGATGCTGAGCGTTTCAACATGCTTAACCCTGAAGCAGAACAGAAGACTGCTTACATCACCAACGCATTAACAGATGCCGTGACTGTAGCTGCAACAGACTATATGAAGAACTATGCTGAGCAAGTTCGTTCATTTGTACCAAGCAGCAACTATAAAGTGTTGGGTACTGATGGTTACGGTCGTTCTGATAGCCGTGAAAACTTGCGTCGTCACTTCGAAGTGAATGCTGGTTATGTTGTGGTTGCAACACTATCTGAGCTTGCTAAACGTGGTGAAGTTGAGAAGTCAGTGGTTGTTGAAGCAATCAAGAAATTTGACATCGACACAAACAAAGTTAACCCGCTATACGCATAA
- a CDS encoding prepilin peptidase: MENFFLDITTAMQTQQWFYFLTVGLVSLCIGSFLNVVIYRLPLMMKREWQTECRVLLAGELNSKQQTEQAPFNLVKPNSTCPKCKAPIKAWQNIPVLSWLLLKGRCANCKTVISVRYPIVEMLTAVLSLIVAAVFGPTKLALLYIVITWVLVALTFIDIDHMLLPDQLTLPLVWLALIAATTGITIAPTDAIIGAAVGYLSLWSVYWLFKLATGKEGMGYGDFKLLAVFGALLGWQDILTIVLLSSVVGAIIGIAQIFIQGKDKTTPIPFGPYLAIAGWVTLLWGQQIQSYYFNYLGY, encoded by the coding sequence ATGGAAAACTTTTTTCTTGATATAACCACTGCGATGCAAACTCAGCAGTGGTTTTATTTTTTGACCGTCGGCTTAGTTAGCCTATGTATTGGTAGCTTTTTAAATGTGGTGATTTATCGTTTACCACTGATGATGAAAAGAGAATGGCAAACTGAATGCCGTGTCTTATTGGCCGGTGAGCTCAATTCAAAACAACAGACAGAACAAGCGCCATTTAATCTGGTAAAGCCAAATTCGACCTGCCCTAAATGCAAAGCACCGATCAAAGCTTGGCAAAATATCCCTGTGCTAAGTTGGTTATTATTAAAGGGTCGCTGTGCAAATTGTAAAACCGTTATATCTGTTCGTTACCCTATTGTTGAAATGCTTACAGCAGTTTTAAGTTTAATTGTTGCTGCTGTTTTTGGCCCAACGAAGCTTGCTCTTCTTTATATAGTGATTACTTGGGTTTTAGTCGCTTTAACCTTTATCGATATAGATCACATGTTGCTGCCTGACCAGCTAACCCTCCCATTGGTTTGGCTAGCGCTGATTGCCGCCACTACGGGTATTACCATTGCTCCAACCGATGCCATAATAGGTGCCGCGGTTGGTTATTTAAGCTTATGGAGTGTCTACTGGTTATTTAAGCTTGCCACAGGTAAGGAAGGCATGGGTTATGGTGACTTTAAACTATTAGCCGTGTTCGGTGCGCTACTAGGTTGGCAAGATATATTAACCATAGTGCTATTATCAAGTGTCGTCGGTGCTATCATCGGCATTGCGCAAATCTTTATTCAAGGTAAGGACAAAACCACGCCAATCCCTTTTGGACCCTACCTTGCCATAGCAGGTTGGGTAACTTTGCTTTGGGGTCAGCAAATTCAAAGCTATTACTTTAACTATTTAGGTTACTAA
- the pilB gene encoding type IV-A pilus assembly ATPase PilB translates to MNINSPLLRKFITLGRIDAETVKSKQREYSSTAELISKTCGMDGHELAEQCTDLFRVPYFDIRDFDVAYISEELIKDKLIREHHILPLVKKGRKLYIAASDPTDYGAFENFEFSTGLSCEVVVVDYLQLENKIEQLLDAAGSLHLSESEFKELGDLESESPQNLAPKDEDKDDAPIIVYINKILMDAIKKGASDLHFEPYEHRYRVRFRIDGILHEMASPPNSLASRLSARIKVMSRLDIAEKRKPQDGRIKLKITERKSIDFRVSTLPTLWGEKIVMRILDSSSAMLGIDVLGYEPEQKKLYMDALDQPQGMILVTGPTGSGKTVSLYTGLNILNQPERNISTAEDPVEINLEGINQVQINPKADMTFANALKAFLRQDPDVVMVGEIRDLETAEIAIKAAQTGHLVLSTLHTNSAPETLTRLLNMGVPAYNVASSISLIIAQRLARRLCPKCKTPETLPEEELIRQGFDKDKLSEVQLFAPNGCDSCTDGYKGRVGVYEVMQITPEIAQIIMRGGNSLEIAEVALRSGFNNLRLSGLKKAADGVTSLKEINRVTSF, encoded by the coding sequence ATGAATATAAACTCACCGCTACTTAGAAAATTTATTACACTCGGTCGTATTGATGCAGAGACCGTAAAATCAAAGCAGCGCGAATACAGCTCTACTGCCGAGCTTATTTCTAAAACATGTGGAATGGATGGGCATGAACTTGCGGAGCAATGTACAGACCTATTTCGTGTGCCTTATTTTGATATTAGAGATTTTGATGTAGCGTATATTTCTGAAGAGCTTATTAAAGACAAACTCATTCGTGAACACCATATTCTGCCGTTAGTAAAAAAAGGCCGTAAGCTCTATATTGCCGCCTCAGATCCGACCGACTACGGTGCATTTGAAAACTTTGAATTTAGTACCGGTCTTTCATGCGAAGTGGTCGTTGTTGATTATCTTCAACTTGAAAACAAAATTGAGCAATTACTTGATGCTGCAGGAAGCTTGCATCTAAGTGAAAGCGAATTCAAAGAGCTTGGGGATTTAGAATCAGAGAGCCCACAAAACTTAGCACCTAAAGATGAAGACAAAGACGATGCCCCTATTATTGTTTACATCAATAAGATTTTGATGGATGCGATTAAAAAAGGTGCCTCGGATCTGCATTTTGAACCTTATGAACACCGCTACCGTGTGCGTTTCCGTATCGATGGTATTTTGCATGAAATGGCAAGCCCACCCAATAGCTTAGCCAGCCGTTTATCGGCGCGGATCAAGGTAATGTCACGACTTGATATCGCAGAAAAACGTAAACCTCAAGACGGCCGTATTAAGCTTAAAATTACTGAACGAAAAAGTATCGATTTCCGTGTCAGTACATTACCGACCCTTTGGGGCGAGAAAATCGTTATGCGTATTCTCGACTCATCAAGTGCTATGCTGGGTATCGATGTTCTTGGTTATGAACCAGAGCAGAAAAAGCTGTATATGGATGCACTTGATCAACCACAAGGCATGATCTTAGTAACGGGTCCTACTGGTTCTGGTAAAACAGTATCATTGTATACAGGTTTGAATATTCTCAACCAGCCAGAACGTAACATCAGTACAGCCGAAGATCCTGTTGAGATAAACCTTGAAGGGATTAACCAAGTACAGATCAATCCGAAAGCAGATATGACCTTTGCCAATGCATTAAAAGCCTTTTTACGACAAGATCCTGATGTGGTGATGGTTGGTGAGATCCGTGACCTTGAAACAGCTGAAATTGCTATTAAAGCGGCACAAACAGGTCACTTGGTATTATCTACCCTGCATACAAACTCAGCACCTGAAACCCTCACCCGTCTTTTGAACATGGGTGTACCAGCTTACAACGTAGCTAGCTCAATCAGCCTTATTATTGCTCAGCGTCTAGCGAGACGTCTTTGCCCTAAGTGTAAAACGCCAGAAACACTTCCTGAAGAAGAGCTGATTCGCCAAGGTTTTGATAAAGATAAGCTCAGTGAAGTCCAGTTATTTGCACCAAATGGTTGTGATAGTTGTACAGATGGCTATAAGGGTCGAGTTGGTGTTTACGAGGTAATGCAAATTACCCCTGAAATCGCGCAAATCATTATGCGTGGTGGTAATTCGCTAGAAATTGCTGAAGTAGCGCTTCGTTCAGGCTTTAATAATCTGCGTTTATCTGGTCTTAAAAAAGCTGCCGATGGAGTTACCTCATTGAAAGAAATAAACCGA
- the pdhR gene encoding pyruvate dehydrogenase complex transcriptional repressor PdhR, translating into MSLKIKAAKLSDVILQQLENMILEGSLAPGEKLPPERELAKQFEVSRPSLREAIQKLEAKGLVTRRQGGGTFVKNQLEEGLTDPLFDLISKHPESQFDLLEFRHALEGIAAYYAAMRGTTNDFKKVKQSFDNIALVNDDLVQKAKAINAFHFSVAEASHNVVLLHLVRGMQALLEQNVLQNLTVLLKKPQISQQLAEHRRLLMDAVIEGNPEQARLASNAHLAFIEEALLEAGKEHSRIERSLRRTKQH; encoded by the coding sequence ATGTCTTTAAAGATTAAAGCAGCAAAGTTATCTGATGTAATTTTACAACAACTTGAGAATATGATTCTTGAGGGGTCGTTAGCGCCAGGCGAAAAGCTGCCTCCTGAACGTGAATTAGCGAAACAATTTGAAGTATCGCGACCATCATTACGAGAGGCAATTCAAAAGCTTGAAGCCAAGGGATTAGTAACGCGTCGCCAAGGCGGTGGAACGTTTGTAAAAAATCAGCTTGAAGAGGGGCTCACTGATCCGCTTTTTGATTTGATTAGTAAGCATCCAGAGTCACAATTTGATTTACTAGAATTTCGTCATGCCCTTGAAGGAATTGCTGCATACTATGCGGCTATGCGCGGTACGACAAATGACTTTAAAAAAGTAAAACAAAGCTTTGACAATATTGCGCTCGTTAATGACGACCTTGTGCAAAAAGCAAAAGCAATTAACGCATTTCATTTTAGTGTGGCAGAAGCATCTCATAACGTTGTGTTACTACATTTAGTACGTGGCATGCAGGCATTGCTTGAGCAAAATGTATTACAGAATTTAACTGTACTGTTAAAAAAACCACAGATCAGCCAACAGCTCGCAGAACATAGACGACTGTTGATGGATGCGGTTATTGAAGGAAACCCAGAGCAAGCTCGTCTTGCTAGTAATGCTCACTTAGCCTTTATCGAAGAAGCCTTACTTGAGGCTGGCAAAGAGCATTCGCGGATTGAACGTAGTTTAAGACGCACCAAACAACATTAA